The genomic region TTCGGTGGTGGTACGCCTAACTATTTGACCAAAGAACAATTTCAACAGGTGATCCATCATTTGGAGAAGTTCTTTGATCTGGATATGACTCGGGAAGGCGAGTACTCCATTGAGGTTGACCCAAGAACACTGACCACCGAACAGGTGTCGCATTACCGTAAACTGGGCATCAACCGGATCAGCATGGGCATTCAGGATTTCGATCCGAAAGTGCAACACGCCATTAACCGCATTCAGACTTACGAAGAAGTGGAAGAAATCGTGCGTGCCGCCCGTGGTTGTGGCTACCAATCCATCAGTTTCGATCTGATTTATGGTTTGCCGTACCAATCCACAGAGACCTTTGCCAAGACGCTGGAACAGGTAGTGGAACTGAACCCGGACCGCATTGCCGTGTTCAACTACGCGCATTTGCCGGATCGCTTCAAAGCACAGAAATTGATTGATTCAGACTCCATTCCAACCAGTGCAACCAAGTTGGATTTACTTCATCTAACCATCCGTAAGCTCATGGAAGCCGGTTACGTGTACATTGGCATGGATCACTTTGCAAAAGCCGATGACGAACTGTGTGTCGCTCAACGCTCCGGCACGCTTCAGCGTAACTTCCAGGGCTATTCGACGCACAATGAGTTGGATTTGGTTGGTCTGGGCGCTTCGTCAATCAGTTTGGTTCAAGGGCTTTACAGCCAGAATGCCAAGGGCTTAAAGCTCTATCAGAACTTCTTGGCACAAGGCATTTTACCAACGGAAAAAGGCTATCAGCTGAACGAAGACGACGAGCTGCGTAAAGAACTGATCATGACGCTGGCTTGTCAGTACAAGCTGGATTACACCAAGTTTGAGGAAAAGTACGGTATTAACTTCAAAGAGTACTTTGCGAAAGAGCTGGCTTCGCTGGCCCACTTTGCAGAAGACGGTATGGTGAACCTGGAAGAAGATCGCTTGCAGATCAATCAACCAGGCCGTTTGTTGATTCGCTCAATCTGTATGGCATTCGATGCCCACATGAACCCGGAGCTTCAACAGCGCTTCTCGAAAGTGATTTAGTGTCGCCCATATTCAGAGTGGGCCACAAACAAAAAAGGGATCGATACAATATCGATCCCTTTTTTGTTTCAACCAACCGTAAGAGGCTTATGGCATCTCAGGCTCTGCTTCGTCTTCGCCCATTGTGCGTAACTGAGACAAGTACGGTTTGATTGCATCAATGTCTGCCTGAGGTACGTTCTTAGTCGACTCGTACATGTTCTTACTCTGTCTCATGGCATTCTTCATCATTTCTTTTTGCTCCGCCGGGATCTGATCGTTATCCATCATCGCCTGCATCTGAGCCATCATTTGTTTCATTTGTGGAGCCTGTTGATTCATTTCCAGCGACATATAAGCGGTCATGATCTGAGCGCCCACTTGCGACCATTGCTCCGGTGAATCAAAACCAAAACCATCAACAACACCATCAAATTCGTTATAGAGTCCGGTTTTTTTCAACGCCACAACACCTTGTCTAAAGGCTTCTTCCAGTGATTCCTGCTTTTCAATATTGGCATCGAAAGGCTCTAACTTGGATTCGTATTTATCACCAAACACTTCAACCGCTTTCTGACTCTTAATCCATTGAGCAACCAGGTTGCCAGTCAGGTTGTCAGCCAGCAAAGTCGACGACCAACCTAAGCACAGAGCCAGTACAACGCCGCCGAAACGTAACATGGAGTTCATAACATTGTCCTTAATTTTCAATGAAAGAAAAATCATATCCCAAGCCTTTCGAATCACATACGAAAAAGGCGATCATTTGTGATCGCCTTCAGCTTTCTAACCGGGATTGGGAATAAAT from Litoribrevibacter albus harbors:
- the hemN gene encoding oxygen-independent coproporphyrinogen III oxidase translates to MTELSTDFSNFHWDDEMIRRYEGKGPRYTSYPTALSFTPIKHDQFTRHAAQCQDVSDPISLYVHIPFCERLCFYCGCNKIVTQQKEKADPYITALKQEMEMISPSFKHRPVHQLHFGGGTPNYLTKEQFQQVIHHLEKFFDLDMTREGEYSIEVDPRTLTTEQVSHYRKLGINRISMGIQDFDPKVQHAINRIQTYEEVEEIVRAARGCGYQSISFDLIYGLPYQSTETFAKTLEQVVELNPDRIAVFNYAHLPDRFKAQKLIDSDSIPTSATKLDLLHLTIRKLMEAGYVYIGMDHFAKADDELCVAQRSGTLQRNFQGYSTHNELDLVGLGASSISLVQGLYSQNAKGLKLYQNFLAQGILPTEKGYQLNEDDELRKELIMTLACQYKLDYTKFEEKYGINFKEYFAKELASLAHFAEDGMVNLEEDRLQINQPGRLLIRSICMAFDAHMNPELQQRFSKVI